The Cottoperca gobio chromosome 6, fCotGob3.1, whole genome shotgun sequence genome has a segment encoding these proteins:
- the cdkn1cb gene encoding cyclin-dependent kinase inhibitor 1C: MSNVQLSCSALERLVARRTFPLHRRTSVCRNLFGPVDHDELNGEMKTKLREISERDQQRWNFNFEANAPLDGDYEWEEVPVDKTPVFYQSSVQNGRTRVSETPVKQRSSSESVLPETPDMDVLERLAVPESSSTPCPVELNQENRTDKLNSGKPAHRQVPCVRRKRTATTDNNTHITDFFVKRKRAADKKSNDMSACHHSKSPISVEQTPRKRIR, encoded by the exons ATGTCCAACGTCCAGTTATCGTGCAGCGCACTGGAGAGGCTGGTGGCCAGGAGGACCTTCCCTCTCCACAGACGCACAAGTGTCTGCCGCAACCTCTTCGGACCGGTGGATCACGACGAACTAAACGGGGAGATGAAAACCAAGCTGCGGGAGATTTCTGAACGGGACCAACAGAGATGGAACTTTAATTTCGAGGCCAACGCCCCGCTGGATGGGGATTACGAGTGGGAAGAGGTGCCCGTGGATAAGACCCCGGTGTTTTATCAGAGCTCTGTACAGAACGGCAGGACCAGGGTGTCTGAGACACCCGTCAAGCAGAGGTCCTCCTCGGAGTCTGTTCTCCCGGAGACACCTGACATGGATGTACTGGAGCGCTTGGCCGTTCCCGAGAGCAGCAGCACTCCCTGCCCGGTGGAGCTTAACCAGGAGAACCGCACAGACAAACTCAACTCAGGGAAGCCGGCTCACAGACAGGTCCCGTGTGTTAGACGCAAGAGAACAGCCACTActgacaacaacacacacatcacag ACTTCTTCGTGAAACGAAAGAGGGCTGCTGATAAAAAATCTAATGACATGAGCGCTTGCCACCACTCCAAGTCTCCAATCTCGGTGGAACAAACTCCACGAAAGAGGATCCGTTGA